A stretch of the Lactuca sativa cultivar Salinas chromosome 9, Lsat_Salinas_v11, whole genome shotgun sequence genome encodes the following:
- the LOC111889748 gene encoding F-box protein SNE produces MSQIHDNEDIQRETKRQKQCFPINDHVDLLIEVLQRLDGRSLGAAACVCRQWCSIVRNDSLWENLCFRHVSPPSVGVRSVVLALGGYRRMYMVCVRPVASRLKRRRFFSGESEVVRRVWNRHEVELSLSLFCVEYYERLLGGGGGVVSGESPAKSLKFLCKAVNVSF; encoded by the coding sequence ATGTCGCAGATTCATGACAATGAAGATATACAGAGAGAAACCAAGAGGCAGAAGCAGTGTTTTCCCATAAATGATCACGTCGATTTGTTGATAGAGGTGTTGCAGAGGCTCGACGGACGGTCGTTGGGCGCGGCGGCGTGTGTGTGTCGCCAATGGTGTTCCATCGTCCGGAACGACTCGTTATGGGAAAATCTATGCTTCCGACATGTGTCGCCGCCGTCGGTTGGAGTTAGGTCGGTGGTTTTGGCTCTGGGTGGGTACCGGAGAATGTACATGGTGTGTGTTCGACCGGTGGCGAGTCGACTGAAGAGGAGGAGATTCTTTAGCGGCGAGTCCGAGGTGGTCCGGCGAGTGTGGAACCGGCATGAGGTGGAGCTTTCGTTGTCGCTGTTTTGTGTGGAGTATTACGAGAGACTGTTGGGTGGTGGCGGAGGGGTGGTCAGCGGTGAGTCGCCGGCGAAGTCGCTCAAGTTTCTATGCAAGGCCGTGAACGTTAGCTTCTGA